The proteins below come from a single Aegilops tauschii subsp. strangulata cultivar AL8/78 chromosome 6, Aet v6.0, whole genome shotgun sequence genomic window:
- the LOC141026177 gene encoding uncharacterized protein, with the protein MDDFLNTTEYHPIVADGNTKLDVWYTNEPGKVEEIIGLYEDWLREEKHKARTECPALKDFLENRGITFSSVGVRNIRDALFQDFIRIPEGYHIDIQEKFMIKGGEERDSMEDLAGAIIDESYSKLESSFPELLRHYWDWKPLTFDHLKYGATEGYVSYELYRRFLSMRDILHRRCLPDLRWRGRF; encoded by the exons ATGGACGACTTTTTGAACACCACcgagtaccatcctatagttgccGATGGTAACACGAAGCTCGATGTGTGGTACACCAACGAGCCTGGCAAGGTGGAGGAGATCATTGGCTTGTACGAGGACTGGTTGCGCGAGGAGAAGCACAA GGCTAGGACGGAGTGCCCTGCCCTGAAGGATTTCCTTGAGAATAGAGGTATAACTTTCTCTAGTGTGGGCGTCAGGAATATTAGAGATGCTCTTTTTCAAGATTTCATCAGAATTCCAGAAGGGTACCACATCGACATCCAAGAGAAATTTATGATCAAAGGCGGTGAAGAAAGGGACTCCATGGAGGACTTAGCAGGAGCCATCATTGACGAATCTTATTCGAAGTTGGAGTCATCTTTTCCAGAACTTCTTCGTCACTACTGGGATTGGAAGCCACTTACTTTTGATCACCTGAAATATGGAGCTACT GAAGGGTATGTGAGCTATGAGCTATACCGCCGGTTTCTGTCGATGAGGGACATCCTGCATCGTCGCTGTCTTCCTGATCTCAGATGGCGAGGACGTTTCTGA
- the LOC141026178 gene encoding uncharacterized protein — MDDGKLTTLTEHITTHGTTVLEVVYTNDPRTVERIIKKYKEWLKEEKNKFVGLDLEYTRKSSYIRQGIAIGQLAMREHVLVYHYCRSKRSQALVDFLQRKAVTFTSVNTRNDKTMLARAWIKIPNEHHVDIQRLFCIKGGGERDYMGDLAAAIIDPSYKNMKKSFPKEKHQFWEWKPLSSIHLEYAAKDGTGYVTSTNNQ; from the exons ATGGACGACGGGAAACTAACAACACTCACCGAACACATCACTACCCACGGTACAACCGTGCTCgaggtggtgtacaccaacgacccaaGGACCGTGGAGCGGATCATCAAAAAGTACAAAGAATGGCTAAAGGAGGAGAAGAACAAGTTCGTCGGCCTCGACCTCGAGTACACACGTAAGAGCAGTTACATACGACAAGGGATCGCCATCGGCCAACTTGCCATGCGCGAGCATGTCCTTGTATACCACTATTGCAGATCCAAGCGCTCCCAGGCGTTAGTTGACTTCCTACAACGGAAAGCGGTAACTTTCACTAGCGTCAACACCAGGAACGACAAGACCATGCTTGCCCGTGCATGGATCAAAATTCCAAACGAGCACCACGTAGACATCCAGAGGCTATTCTGCATCAAGGGTGGTGGAGAAAGGGACTACATGGGTGACCTTGCagcggccatcatcgacccctcaTACAAGAACATGAAGAAATCATTCCCAAAGGAGAAGCACCAGTTCTGGGAGTGGAAGCCACTTTCCTCGATACACCTTGAGTACGCGGCAAAGGACGG AACGGGCTACGTCACCTCCACCAACAACCAATGA